In the Salvia hispanica cultivar TCC Black 2014 unplaced genomic scaffold, UniMelb_Shisp_WGS_1.0 HiC_scaffold_1015, whole genome shotgun sequence genome, CCAAGTGGCCTTGGTGGCGCCTACTTCTTACATGCTCGGACTGGTGGCACTATAGCTGTTGCAAAGCCGGTTGACGAGGAGCCTCTAGCGATCAACAATCCCAAGGGCTTTGGTGGACGGATGTTAGGGCAACCGGGGATGAAAAGCTCCATCAGGATTGGCGAGACTGGTGCTCGTGAATCTGCTGCTTATCTCCTCGACCATGGTGGCTTCTCTGGTGTACCTCCAACCGCATTGGTTAAACTTTCGCATTTCAACTTCGATCTACTCAAGTCTGGTTCAGGTTCTGATTCAAACCCGAGTTACAAGATTGCATCCCTCCAACGCTTTGTGAATCATGACTCTGACGCGGGAGATTTGGGCCCTTCCAGCTTCTCGGTCACGAGTGTGCATCACATCGGCATACTGGATGTAAGGCTGATGAATCTGGACAGGCACGCAGGGAACCTTCTTGTGAGGCAAGAAAACGAGAGTTATGGCCGAGGAAAAGCTGAGCTTGTTCCTATAGATCACGGCTTTTGCTTGCCCGAGTGCCTTGACAACCCTTATTTTGAGTGGCAGCACTGGCCTCAGGCCTCCCTGCCTTTCTCAGCGGCCGAATCTGATTACATCTCCAGCCTCGACCCGTTCAAAGACGCGGAGCTTCTAAGGACCCATATCCCATCAATTAGGGAGTCCTCCATTCGGGTTCTTGTCCTCTGCACAATATTCTTGAAGCATGCAG is a window encoding:
- the LOC125197824 gene encoding phosphatidylinositol 4-kinase gamma 8-like — translated: MAAAVNQLHGFKPLAYPPRCHPLSVSHLDCKMLELSQSKFNITCIHRSSSTPCLSYNSSKAEDDFDFPQTPRIEIIVGHTLPQVHALVVEVAGAMATSGVDLERAPSGLGGAYFLHARTGGTIAVAKPVDEEPLAINNPKGFGGRMLGQPGMKSSIRIGETGARESAAYLLDHGGFSGVPPTALVKLSHFNFDLLKSGSGSDSNPSYKIASLQRFVNHDSDAGDLGPSSFSVTSVHHIGILDVRLMNLDRHAGNLLVRQENESYGRGKAELVPIDHGFCLPECLDNPYFEWQHWPQASLPFSAAESDYISSLDPFKDAELLRTHIPSIRESSIRVLVLCTIFLKHAAAYGLCLVDIGEMMTREFLGGKEHCSSLENLCETARASLNMGLNDNDDHIAETDEMLVPRVFKNKNHHKAGGLIRSVSSPAPYNPNSQSISFGDMGNEEWHSFLETFQQLLPEAFEERTSLGLAKHRLRTSCAF